AATAAGCAATCTAGctataaatcaaatcaaaatcaaaatcaaaattaatttattcaaattaggctactatgtagcactttttgaaggtcagattacattggacagcacccagttccGCCcaccatcaccgcttcctaagtgcttttgctgtgagagaagaaacggtgcaacaaactccccagcagcacgctgtcattccaattacaaaattattatacaataggGGTGAAaagctttgtattattttaaaatgatttacaaGTTATGGTGATTCCTCTCTGACGTTCTTGCTCCATGTAGTCCGTCACTGTGTTGCCGTGGTGGACTTCTCCCATTGATCTGATGGTGCCAGAGTAAAACAGCAATTCGTTCTGTCGTTGTTGTTTTACctgtaatatttgtttagtaataTATCTGACCTTACATACAGACGTTATACAATTAATCAATGAAATTACTATCTGATTTAAATATGACGAATTGTCTGCAATAGTTAAGTTATCCTAACCTGCATCGATGTGAGCCAATATTCCGATGTTGCGAATGTTTTCAACATTATGCGGTTGTTTCCCTTCACCATTTGAATAGTATCTTCTACAACGAgcggttttgaatattttccggtaataatttatgtaagaaaacgtcctcatttttaaatttaatattttccctCTGCTATATTCTGTATTGACGGAATTACTAAAAAATGACATTGACGTAACAAATAAGGCTTCAATTGTGACAGTAGCTGTCTGTTCGTCCAAAAAGCTGggtaaaacttcaaaattcaatatatatatatttcttaatacttgAATGTTTCGTTAATAACTAATAGcggaaagtttttattttaaataaatatttttatgaatatttaatcaAGGATTAAAATCATGAATGTTAATCCTGAACGAAACTTTTCTTGCTATCGTACTTGACAacttgacttaaaaatatttttctctctttCACACTTTCGAAATGCCATCTTGTGCGTCGATTTGTTTGTGTTGAATGAAtacgtaacaaaatataaacgaagTGAAGAATCAGACCAGATAAATAAAGAGAAACCTTAAGATGGGAGTACCAGCATTCTTCCGCTGGTTGAGTAGAAAGTACCCCAGTGTCATAGTGGAATGTATTGAACAGAGGGTAAACcataacctaaaaaaatgttttgttgtaaattgttttagttaGCCTATTCAACCgagtttttcattaaattatgaaaataagtaTAGTTTTGCTATTCGAACAATGGTTCTGGACCTCCTGCCTGACGTTATCCtgctattattcatacatttttaaactcatgATTGATGATTGGCGATTGGCGGCTGCAAAAAAATTGACAGtgataataactataaaacaagtaaaagaaATATCCAAAACGTGTCTCTACTCAGTGCCAAATGGTCTACTTACGGACTATActcattttcaacttttataagcttacatttaaaaaatgctaCCATAACAAggtgtaacataaataattactgttCCAGCCTACCGATGTCGATGGCGAGCTCGTATACATAGACTCATCCCTCCCAAACCCCAATGGGGTTGAGTTTGACAACTTATACCTGGACATGAACGGGATCATCCATCCCTGTACACATCCGAGGATAAGCCACCCCCAAAGGACGAGGATGAGATGATGGTGGCTATCTTCGAGTGCATCGACAGGCTGTTCAGGATTGTGAGGCCCAGGAAACTGCTGTACATGGCTATTGATGGAGTTGTAAGTGAATATACTGTAATTGTAGTCAGGACTAAAGTTAAgagtaaaagtataaatatctgGTTTGGTTCCAGCCTGGTATCTGCTGAGGTTTTGGTATTTGGTTTATATAGAGTATACTAAGAGTGTTTACCTTGAAATAATttctatcttaaaaatattttatttagtgcctacataagtacctacctattggtacaattaaagtattttaaaacccTATTGGTTAATGAAAAACAGTCTCAAGAACCTTTGAGGTAAAATTACAAGCACCCAGTGCAAGTGAGAACACAATAAGTGCCTGACCGACTGAATGAGTGTGTCAATGTTTAACTATGAAAAATCTATTGTTGGGCTCTGTAATAAGTTATATGACTcttataagataaataaatagcagaaaaaaaatacttaaagacAAATCATACCGCAAGTCAATTCAGACCacaacaatatattaataatatgtcTATATTGAGTTACTGATGAGTAAAACCACCAGCAACCTTAAATATCTTAGGAGATATCACAGTTTCAACATCAACTCTGcatcaacataattattatttgtatgttggGTAAGATCCGTTGTTAGCTTtgggttatttataaattatttgttttagggTTTTGTGTTTACCTTTTGGTTATGGAAacttaaatacttattacatttttggaatacttttttaatgtaaaaagcagttaaaataattggataaaatttatgaaaatggtAGCACGCATGTGGGAATAATACCAGCAAGCGACAACGTGGACATGAACTAGTCAATAATAATTCACATTTACTGAATTTCATAATCTTTCTGTTAACCAGGCACCAAGAGCAAAAATGAACCAGCAAAGGTCCCGTCGTTTCCGTGCGTCTAAGGAAACGCAGGAAAAAATTGATGAGATAGCCCGCATTCGATCGGAGCTGCTCGCTAAGGGCGCATACCTGCCGCCGAGAGGCCCAAGGAGGCGCACTTCGACTCCAACTGCATCACACCCGGGACACCCTTCATGGACAGGCTCAGCAAGTGCctacattattatatacatGACAGGTTTGTGTAGTTTAGTCATATGAGATTGCATTCTCAAAAGTCTATATTTGTGCTGGATCAGAAAAAGAGGATTTTGttctatcttttaaaaaaagacaaaactaTAACCTTACTGTACAAGGGCTTTTTCTACCACTCTATATAATTACTTTGTGGTTCCAGATTAAACAATGACCCAGGCTGGAAAGGCATCAAGGTGATACTCTCTGATGCTAATGTCCCCGGTGAAGGAGAACACAAGATTATGGATTATATCAGGAGGCAGAGAGGTGAGAtcagaacattttttaaaaaacgactcccgctataaggaattaaattcttgtgtcgtggggtgtttacaaacatacaactcacatgcacaaagacacccagactcagaacaatcatttgtggaacacacaaatgcttgccctacgtgggaatcgaatccgcgacacgacgctcacagtgggtttggcgtggtggcttcaaccactcggctatccgtgcagtcaccGCATGAACACGGCATTAGTTTCCATCATAATAACGACCTAGTTGAAtactataacatttttttaagctacTCCCGAACTGAGACaattattttctcaaattattTCACACCTTTATGGAAAGAGAAAATCATTATATTACAACTGTTGTATTGTGTGTGCAGTGCAGCCGGAGCACGCCGAACACGCAGCACGTGTTGTGCGGCGCCGACGCCGACCTCATCATGCTGGGGCTGGCCACGCACGAGCCAACTTCACCATCATCCGGGGAGGAGTTCAAACCCAACAAGCCGAGCCCGTGTGACGTGTGCGGACAACTAGGTCAGAGACAGTAGATTTTTGAAAACGAGCCATCGTGTACTTTTATGACGATATATTAGAAATGAATGAATTTCGAGGACAAAAAAAGTACCGGTAAAAATACCTATGTGTGTTCAGTCAAGAAATACCTTATTTGTTAAGTAAGGATCATCTTNNNNNNNNNNNNNNNNNNNNNNNNNNNNNNNNNNNNNNNNNNNNNNNNNNNNNNNNNNNNNNNNNNNNNNNNNNNNNNNNNNNNNNNNNNNNNNNNNNNNNNNNNNNNNNNNNNNNNNNNNNNNNNNNNNNNNNNNNNNNNNNNNNNNNNNNNNNNNNNNNNNNNNNNNNNNNNNNNNNNNNNNNNNNNNNNNNNNNNNNNNNNNNNNNNNNNNNNNNNNNNNNNNNNNNNNNNNNNNNNNNNNNNNNNNNNNNNNNNNNNNNNNNNNNNNNNNNNNNNNNNNNNNNNNNNNNNNNNNNNNNNNNNNNNNNNNNNNNNNNNNNNNNNNNNNNNNNNNNNNNNNNNNNNNNNNNNNNNNNNNNNNNNNNNNNNNNNNNNNNNNNNNNNNNNNNNNNNNNNNNNNNNNNNNNNNNNNNNNNNNNNNNNNNNNNNNNNNNNNNNNNNNNNNNNNNNNNNNNNNNNNNNNNNNNNNNNNNNNNNNNNNNNNNNNNNNNNNNNNNNNNNNNNNNNNNNNNNNNNNNNNNNNNNNNNNNNNNNNNNNNNNNNNNNNNNNNNNNNNNNNNNNNNNNNNNNNNNNNNNNNNNNNNNNNNNNNNNNNNNNNNNNNNNNNNNNNNNNNNNNNNNNNNNNNNNNNNNNNNNNNNNNNNNNNNNNNNNNNNNNNNNNNNNNNNNNNNNNNNNNNNNNNNNNNNNNNNNNNNNNNNNNNNNNNNNNNNNNNNNNNNNNNNNNNNNNNNNNNNNNNNNNNNNNNNNNNNNNNNNNNNNNNNNNNNNNNNNNNNNNNNNNNNNNNNNNNNNNNNNNNNNNNNNNNNNNNNNNNNNNNNNNNNNNNNNNNNNNNNNNNNNNNNNNNNNNNNNNNNNNNNNNNNNNNNNNNNNNNNNNNNNNNNNNNNNNNNNNNNNNNNNNNNNNNNNNNNNNNNNNNNNNNNNNNNNNNNNNNNNNNNNNNNNNNNNNNNNNNNNNNNNNNNNNNNNNNNNNNNNNNNNNNNNNNNNNNNNNNNNAAAATGAATTTCCAAATGTCCCAAATAGTTATGACTTCATAAACACACCATCAAGACGATGACCCCTAAGTCTAGTTTCGTATTCAGTCTAGCCTTTGTATCGACACCCTTTTAACagcattaataaataaataaatgagaaaagcACCAAATACCCACTTACCCGCGCACACCCCGCCATTGCAGCCGACAGTTGAATGACCTAACTTGTGTAGTTGAGTATCCATGCGTTCGGTATTTAACTcaggacaaattaaaaaaaatgtgtttacgtCATCATAATTAGGTAAATGTTAACCAAACGTGTACGAATgttatgatttgattttaatcaaaggaaaataaatgatattttctgATGGATAATTAACTATCGCTGGACGCAAAACATCTTCTTCGGCCAAAACatttagatagatagatagaataatctttattgtacaccataaggaaaaaacatattaagtcaatacaaacaaatatgatgagtaaaaatgtttacttagttcTTCTGAATACTTTATACCCTCACTGAGGCACTCCAGACTAGTCTAAACAAACCGCCTGGCCGTCCTGCAGTTTATGTAGTCACGAGAATGTCTAGACACACTATTTACCTCAATTGATATGTTGTGCCGATAATTATGTCGCGTGACGTCATTTACTGTAGGTTCAATATAacaagcttatttatttatatctttttaccCTAGTAAGTGTTTACCGAATATGGTGCGTTGAGGATAACTTTATCTATCCTTATCTGAAATGGAATTGGGAATTGTCACCCGTAAATGGGTAGGTACGTTTTATTAATTGGATAACAGAAAACTGTAGActaatccaaactaatattataaatgcgaaagtaactctgtctgtctgtctgtctgtctttctgtctgtctatctgtcttttcttcacgcctaaactactgaaccgatttgtgtgaaatttggtacagacatagtttgaaacttgagaaaggacataggatagtttttattacaaaaaataaaaataaaaaataaaatttattacggacatactatacaatagtgccatctattggtcaaatgtcgagctgttcctatgctccgtagatagatggcgttaatcgcgcaatggtgtcattacacgtgttcggttcatgttattgttttaattcatcggaaaatccatcagaaaaatgtaaataaacagtaaaaaggtgtaaaaaaaataatattaatataataaaagttttactacaaagaaaatgctctaacggagtatagataattctattagtactacgcgcaatggtgtcgatcgttacacgagttcggttcatgttgttttaatt
The Trichoplusia ni isolate ovarian cell line Hi5 chromosome 23, tn1, whole genome shotgun sequence DNA segment above includes these coding regions:
- the LOC113505003 gene encoding LOW QUALITY PROTEIN: 5'-3' exoribonuclease 2 homolog (The sequence of the model RefSeq protein was modified relative to this genomic sequence to represent the inferred CDS: inserted 4 bases in 3 codons) encodes the protein MGVPAFFRWLSRKYPSVIVECIEQRPTDVDGELVYIDSSLPNPNGVEFDNLYLDMNGIIHPCTHPXDKPPPKDEDEMMVAIFECIDRLFRIVRPRKLLYMAIDGVAPRAKMNQQRSRRFRASKETQEKIDEIARIRSELLAKGAYLPPXRPKEAHFDSNCITPGTPFMDRLSKCLHYYIHDRLNNDPGWKGIKVILSDANVPGEGEHKIMDYIRRQRVQPEHXPNTQHVLCGADADLIMLGLATHEPTSPSSGEEFKPNKPSPCDVCGQLGQRQ